The following proteins are encoded in a genomic region of Oreochromis aureus strain Israel breed Guangdong linkage group 8, ZZ_aureus, whole genome shotgun sequence:
- the LOC116328612 gene encoding Usher syndrome type-1G protein homolog isoform X2, which yields MAATKGHMDCVRYLDSIATKQITINPKLVSKLKDRAFRAAERRIKECAKLQKKHHERMSRKFMKESAALDNLDAISFSSYTSSSTLSRKFNTVTSNMPYSQATLHSTAKGKAKIQKKLEKKKQVDGTFKIYEDGRKSVRSLSGLQLGNDVMFLKQGTYTNPRERSRLNIRDMFPRDIDDDADTISRAMSDPGLHEAAYSEISADSGRDSLFTRPGLGTMVFRRNYMSGGMFGIGVEESVAGSEPVGRAPNVRLRGKLPRRSPSFDEDSIGSALSLQERNLQELPWEETELGLDEDMEPENNPLETFLASQSLTEFMPIFRREKIDLEALLLCSDTDLTSIHIPLGPRKKLLDACKRRLDTLDEPEAIEDTEL from the exons ATGGCTGCCACCAAGGGCCACATGGACTGCGTTCGCTACCTGGACTCCATCGCCACCAAGCAGATTACCATCAATCCAAAACTGGTCAGCAAGCTCAAGGATCGGGCATTTCGTGCCGCGGAGCGCCGGATCAAAGAGTGCGCAAAGCTGCAGAAGAAACACCATGAACGCATGTCAAGGAAGTTCATGAAGGAGTCTGCCGCCTTAGACAACTTGGACGCTATTAGCTTTTCTAGctacaccagcagcagcactctGAGCCGCAAGTTCAACACTGTCACCTCCAACATGCCATACTCACAG GCCACCCTGCATTCGACAGCCAAGGGCAAGGCCAAGATACAGAAGAAGCTCGAGAAAAAGAAGCAGGTTGACGGTACGTTCAAGATCTACGAGGATGGGAGGAAAAGCGTGCGCTCGCTGTCTGGCCTGCAGCTCGGCAATGATGTGATGTTCCTCAAACAAGGCACCTACACCAACCCCAGAGAGCGGTCGCGGCTCAACATCCGTGATATGTTTCCCCGTGACATTGATGACGATGCTGACACCATCTCCCGTGCCATGAGTGACCCGGGCCTCCACGAGGCGGCTTATTCCGAGATCAGCGCAGACTCCGGGCGTGATTCGCTGTTCACTCGGCCCGGGCTCGGGACCATGGTTTTCAGGAGGAACTATATGAGCGGAGGCATGTTTGGAATTGGGGTAGAGGAGAGCGTTGCAGGGAGTGAACCTGTGGGGAGAGCGCCTAACGTCCGACTGCGAGGAAAACTGCCTCGACGCTCGCCCAGCTTCGATGAGGATAGTATTGGCAGCGCTTTGAGCCTGCAAGAAAGAAACCTGCAGGAGCTGCCCTGGGAGGAGACTGAGCTCGGGCTGGATGAGGACATGGAGCCAGAGAACAATCCTCTGGAGACTTTCCTGGCCTCTCAGAGTCTCACTGAGTTCATGCCCATATTCAGGAGGGAGAAGATCGACCTGGAGGCTCTGCTGCTATGCTCTGATACAGACCTCACCAGTATCCACATCCCTCTAGGGCCCAGGAAAAAACTGCTGGATGCCTGTAAGAGACGTTTGGATACTCTGGATGAACCAGAGGCCATTGAAGACACTGAGCTGTGA
- the LOC116328612 gene encoding Usher syndrome type-1G protein homolog isoform X1, protein MNDRYHRAARDGFLDVLKEATRKDLNAPDEDGMTPTLWAAYHGNLEALRLIVSRGGDPDKCDIWGNTPLHLAAANGHHNCLSFLVAFGANVWCLDNDYHTPLDMAATKGHMDCVRYLDSIATKQITINPKLVSKLKDRAFRAAERRIKECAKLQKKHHERMSRKFMKESAALDNLDAISFSSYTSSSTLSRKFNTVTSNMPYSQATLHSTAKGKAKIQKKLEKKKQVDGTFKIYEDGRKSVRSLSGLQLGNDVMFLKQGTYTNPRERSRLNIRDMFPRDIDDDADTISRAMSDPGLHEAAYSEISADSGRDSLFTRPGLGTMVFRRNYMSGGMFGIGVEESVAGSEPVGRAPNVRLRGKLPRRSPSFDEDSIGSALSLQERNLQELPWEETELGLDEDMEPENNPLETFLASQSLTEFMPIFRREKIDLEALLLCSDTDLTSIHIPLGPRKKLLDACKRRLDTLDEPEAIEDTEL, encoded by the exons ATGAACGACCGGTATCACCGGGCGGCCCGGGACGGCTTCCTGGACGTGCTGAAGGAGGCCACACGGAAGGATCTAAACGCCCCGGATGAGGATGGGATGACACCGACCTTATGGGCCGCTTACCACGGCAACCTGGAGGCGCTCCGGCTCATCGTGAGCAGAGG AGGTGACCCGGACAAATGCGACATTTGGGGGAACACGCCGCTCCACCTGGCAGCTGCCAACGGCCACCACAACTGCCTGTCCTTCCTGGTGGCTTTCGGTGCCAACGTCTGGTGTCTCGACAATGACTACCACACACCGCTGGACATGGCTGCCACCAAGGGCCACATGGACTGCGTTCGCTACCTGGACTCCATCGCCACCAAGCAGATTACCATCAATCCAAAACTGGTCAGCAAGCTCAAGGATCGGGCATTTCGTGCCGCGGAGCGCCGGATCAAAGAGTGCGCAAAGCTGCAGAAGAAACACCATGAACGCATGTCAAGGAAGTTCATGAAGGAGTCTGCCGCCTTAGACAACTTGGACGCTATTAGCTTTTCTAGctacaccagcagcagcactctGAGCCGCAAGTTCAACACTGTCACCTCCAACATGCCATACTCACAG GCCACCCTGCATTCGACAGCCAAGGGCAAGGCCAAGATACAGAAGAAGCTCGAGAAAAAGAAGCAGGTTGACGGTACGTTCAAGATCTACGAGGATGGGAGGAAAAGCGTGCGCTCGCTGTCTGGCCTGCAGCTCGGCAATGATGTGATGTTCCTCAAACAAGGCACCTACACCAACCCCAGAGAGCGGTCGCGGCTCAACATCCGTGATATGTTTCCCCGTGACATTGATGACGATGCTGACACCATCTCCCGTGCCATGAGTGACCCGGGCCTCCACGAGGCGGCTTATTCCGAGATCAGCGCAGACTCCGGGCGTGATTCGCTGTTCACTCGGCCCGGGCTCGGGACCATGGTTTTCAGGAGGAACTATATGAGCGGAGGCATGTTTGGAATTGGGGTAGAGGAGAGCGTTGCAGGGAGTGAACCTGTGGGGAGAGCGCCTAACGTCCGACTGCGAGGAAAACTGCCTCGACGCTCGCCCAGCTTCGATGAGGATAGTATTGGCAGCGCTTTGAGCCTGCAAGAAAGAAACCTGCAGGAGCTGCCCTGGGAGGAGACTGAGCTCGGGCTGGATGAGGACATGGAGCCAGAGAACAATCCTCTGGAGACTTTCCTGGCCTCTCAGAGTCTCACTGAGTTCATGCCCATATTCAGGAGGGAGAAGATCGACCTGGAGGCTCTGCTGCTATGCTCTGATACAGACCTCACCAGTATCCACATCCCTCTAGGGCCCAGGAAAAAACTGCTGGATGCCTGTAAGAGACGTTTGGATACTCTGGATGAACCAGAGGCCATTGAAGACACTGAGCTGTGA